The Methanocella arvoryzae MRE50 DNA window CCCAGTTCTCCCCGAGGGTGAAGCCCAGGTACGATAAAACCAGGCACCAGGGGAACGCTCCGACCATGCTGTAGATCATGAATTTGTAGAAGTTCATGCCCAGCAGGCCGGCGGGCACGTTGACGATGGTGCGGACGACCGGGAGCAGCCGGGTGTAGAAGCAGGCGGACTCTCCGAACTTGCAGAACCACTTCTCGGCGAAGACCATCTTGTCCGGGGTGACGCCCAGGTACTTGCCGTATTTGTCGACGAAAGGCTTGCCTCCCCACGCTCCTATCGCATAGCCGATGGCCGAGCCGAGGCCGGTGCCCAGAGAGCCCACGACGGCCGCGAGGACCCAGTTGATCTTGCCCTGGGATGCCATGAACCCGCCGTAGGTCATGATGAGCTCGCTCGGCACGGGAATGCCGGCGCTCTCGATGGTCATGAGAATGAAGATGCCTGCGTAGCCCATGTTACCGATAAGGTTGGTAATGAAGCTAGATAAGCTGCCGAGGAGCGAGTCCAGCCCAAACGTGAGGAACACCACTGTTTCCACTTTACCCGAGAATATAAACTTTGTGCAGCCGTATGATCCGGATAGCTTCCGGTAAACCAGGACAGAGCCTGATCCGGGACGGATGCCGAAGCCTGCCCCGGGACGCCTGCGGGCCGATCTGCCCTCCGGGCGTGATTATTGCAGGCGCGATTATAAGGGTGCCGGAGGATAAAATAATTGTAAAAATGCCCGGCTGTAAAGGTGAGGCGAAGCGGAACATGAAGAAGAACGACGAAGTCTCGGCAGTATTATACGACATCTCGAGGCTGCTGGAGCTGGAAGGGGAGGAAGCGTACCGCATCAGGGCGTACCGGAAGGCTTCGCAAAGCGTGAGCTCGCTGGAAGGGGACATCGAGGAGTACTACAAGGAGGGAAGGCTGCGGGACATCCCCGGCGTCGGCCCCAGCATCGGCTCGGTGATCGAAGAGCTGCTGAGGACGGGGAGGAGCGGCCTGCTGGAAACGCTAAAAAAAGAAACCCCCCTGGAGCTCTACGAGGTCATCGAGGTGCCGGGCATAGGCCGGAAGACGGCGCTGAAGGTGCACAGGGCTCTGGGGGTCGCGACGATAGAGGAGTTCAGGGACGCTGCGAGATCCCACCGCATCAGGCGGATCAAAGGCCTGGGAGATAAGGTCGAGAAGAAGATCCTCGACGCCCTCGATCGGCACAACAAGGCCCTGAGCGAGACCAGGATCCCTGTATTCAGGGCTTCCGCCATCGCCGCCGAGATCATGGGGTACTTTAAGGACTGCGAGGGCCTTGCGCAGGCGGACGTCGCGGGAAGCCTGCGGCGGCGTGCCCCCATGATCGGCGACATCGACATCGTGGCCGCCGCACACGACCCGGCCGAGGTGATCGACTGCTTCTGCAACATGCCCATCACCCGGATAGTCAAGGACAGGGGAGAACACCACGCCGAGATCACGACCCGGTATCGCGTGGACGCGAAGCTGAAGATCGTCAGCCGCGACAACTACGGGCTGCGCCTCGCCCTCAATACCGGCTCGAAGGCCCACCTGAGAGAGCTGGAGAAGCGGGCCATGGCGAGAGGCGACCGGCTCAGCAAGGAGGGCTTTTACAAGGGCGGGGAAGAGAAGGTCAAGTTCCCCAGGGAGGAGGGGTTATACAGGGCGCTCGGCCTCGAGTACATACCCCCGGAACTCAGGGAGGGACGGGGAGAAGTCGACGCTGCAGCAAAGGGCACGCTGCCCGACCTGATCACCGTGGAGGATATACGCGGCGATCTGCACGTCCACACCGAGTGGAGCGACGGATCAAGCTCAATCCAGGACATGGCCATGGCCGCCCGGGCGAAAGGGTACGAGTACGTGGCGATCTGCGACCACTCGAAATCGCTGCACATCGCGAACGGGCTGAGCATCGAGCGCCTCCGGGACCAGATGGCGGAGATCGACCGCCTCAACGACACGCTGGAGAACTTTACCATTCTCAAGGGCAGCGAGGTCGACATCATGCCCGACGGCAGCCTGGATTTGCCGGATGACGTGCTCGAAGACCTCGACATCGTCGTCGGCTCCGTCCACACCCAGCTCAGGCAGGACGCCGACGTGGTCACCAGAAGAGTGATCAACGCCCTCGAAAACGAGCACCTCACCATCCTC harbors:
- a CDS encoding DedA family protein, translated to MFLTFGLDSLLGSLSSFITNLIGNMGYAGIFILMTIESAGIPVPSELIMTYGGFMASQGKINWVLAAVVGSLGTGLGSAIGYAIGAWGGKPFVDKYGKYLGVTPDKMVFAEKWFCKFGESACFYTRLLPVVRTIVNVPAGLLGMNFYKFMIYSMVGAFPWCLVLSYLGFTLGENWESIMEYSHLLSYAVGGIVAIIIIAAIILWLLVRMGVVEKKTVMKYLSFFLHV
- the polX gene encoding DNA polymerase/3'-5' exonuclease PolX; amino-acid sequence: MIRIASGKPGQSLIRDGCRSLPRDACGPICPPGVIIAGAIIRVPEDKIIVKMPGCKGEAKRNMKKNDEVSAVLYDISRLLELEGEEAYRIRAYRKASQSVSSLEGDIEEYYKEGRLRDIPGVGPSIGSVIEELLRTGRSGLLETLKKETPLELYEVIEVPGIGRKTALKVHRALGVATIEEFRDAARSHRIRRIKGLGDKVEKKILDALDRHNKALSETRIPVFRASAIAAEIMGYFKDCEGLAQADVAGSLRRRAPMIGDIDIVAAAHDPAEVIDCFCNMPITRIVKDRGEHHAEITTRYRVDAKLKIVSRDNYGLRLALNTGSKAHLRELEKRAMARGDRLSKEGFYKGGEEKVKFPREEGLYRALGLEYIPPELREGRGEVDAAAKGTLPDLITVEDIRGDLHVHTEWSDGSSSIQDMAMAARAKGYEYVAICDHSKSLHIANGLSIERLRDQMAEIDRLNDTLENFTILKGSEVDIMPDGSLDLPDDVLEDLDIVVGSVHTQLRQDADVVTRRVINALENEHLTILAHPTSRILGRREPTAIDIDRVIEAAKENNKVLEVNAYPDRLDLSDEHVKKAMDAGVMVSIDTDSHGIAELDYMEFGVNNARRGWATKARVLNTLSTGALLEYIERY